Proteins co-encoded in one Polluticoccus soli genomic window:
- a CDS encoding T9SS type A sorting domain-containing protein encodes MKYLLPLLLAFYCLSSNAQNILTNGSFEQYTNCSMGPFTNSTNWRPYTSGGSPDYYNSCGPAMVPTNWIGTQTPAHGNAYAGFSAYTPNNFYEYVATSFPPLTPGFTYEISISASLADVSGFGVNGLGVYFYDGGPATITMPGVCLSVTPQVSFSSYGPQTNTTGWNRLVGTFVADSTYDNLVIGGFLAPSAATIVTNPGGSSGYAYYYIDSVVLKTSDSLKLQFTGNMLCGADSFMVPYVASTGLFNSGNVFTVQLSNASGSFATPINIGSKAATTGGTIKVGLPSSLTPGTGYRMRVVASNIVFASTDNGTDIAIAMTPPVKPVAASNNPVCEGNTITLSATTTSSVTGWSWTGPNNFSSTVSNPSINNATQPLSGIYIVKALNYGCISSDTELVTIIPNPIVVAASNSPVCEGVTLNLSASNAGAGAGYSWTGPAGFSAGIQNPALTNITSAQAGDYVVTATLSGCTARDTVTVQTKLMPAVPVVSVSGPSCIGGSLNLTAASSTSGVNYNWTGPLSFTSTTQNPIITNTTTSMSGVYSVTATLNGCTSAAGATVATVHLYPATPTASSSTPVCAGGTSNLSANSITPGVNYNWTGPNGFTSTAQNPSISPAPLNGSGIYSVTAEANGCVSPAGSTNVTINNVSSLGVYPSPNDTLCINNANANFVSVPFNAGTAPQYQWFKNNTLIGGATSITYPATGIADGDSFYCRMTVTGLCADPLILYSNKVGMTVLPLTAGPTVSITADPGTLLSPWQLVKFTAVATNAGTLPKYQWKRNGQDVIGATSNVWSANNLSNLDTISCIVTSDVWCASPASNFSNRMVVNIKTGISDIDADRKLELFPNPNNGSFVVNIPTFKGGNLRVDVVDALGRTVYRDQLQTANHQLEIALPASVANGVYMLKLGVDGAVYHARFTVGR; translated from the coding sequence ATGAAGTACTTATTGCCCTTGCTGCTGGCATTTTATTGCCTGTCGTCTAATGCCCAAAATATTCTTACAAATGGCAGCTTCGAACAGTACACTAATTGCAGTATGGGGCCCTTTACAAACAGTACTAACTGGAGGCCATATACAAGCGGAGGAAGCCCCGACTACTATAACAGTTGCGGTCCCGCGATGGTGCCTACGAACTGGATAGGAACACAAACACCTGCTCATGGTAACGCTTACGCTGGTTTTTCAGCCTACACGCCCAACAACTTTTACGAGTATGTCGCCACAAGCTTTCCACCTTTAACACCAGGATTCACCTATGAAATATCTATATCGGCATCGCTTGCAGATGTTAGCGGTTTCGGCGTCAATGGACTTGGTGTCTATTTCTATGATGGCGGACCAGCTACCATTACCATGCCCGGAGTGTGCCTTTCCGTAACACCCCAGGTATCTTTTTCAAGTTACGGGCCACAGACAAACACGACGGGTTGGAATCGCCTGGTTGGTACTTTTGTGGCAGACTCAACCTACGACAACCTGGTAATTGGCGGCTTCCTTGCTCCTTCGGCTGCGACCATTGTGACTAACCCTGGTGGCAGCTCAGGGTACGCGTACTACTATATCGATTCGGTAGTACTCAAAACCAGCGATTCTCTTAAACTACAGTTTACAGGAAACATGCTTTGCGGCGCCGATAGCTTCATGGTGCCCTACGTGGCAAGTACCGGGTTGTTCAACTCTGGCAATGTGTTCACCGTGCAGTTGTCCAACGCAAGCGGAAGTTTTGCAACCCCCATTAACATCGGTTCAAAAGCCGCGACTACCGGCGGGACGATAAAAGTTGGATTGCCCTCGTCGCTCACACCGGGAACGGGCTATCGCATGCGCGTTGTGGCTTCAAATATTGTGTTCGCTTCAACTGACAACGGAACGGATATAGCCATAGCGATGACCCCTCCGGTAAAACCGGTGGCGGCAAGTAATAACCCGGTGTGCGAAGGCAATACAATTACCTTGTCGGCAACCACAACCAGCAGCGTAACAGGCTGGTCGTGGACAGGTCCCAATAATTTTTCAAGTACAGTATCCAATCCCTCTATCAATAATGCTACGCAGCCTCTATCTGGCATATATATAGTTAAAGCCTTGAACTACGGCTGCATTTCCAGCGATACCGAACTGGTAACAATTATACCAAACCCGATTGTTGTAGCAGCTAGCAACAGCCCGGTGTGCGAAGGCGTAACGCTTAATCTTTCGGCCAGCAACGCAGGAGCGGGAGCTGGTTACTCCTGGACTGGTCCTGCCGGCTTTTCTGCCGGCATACAGAATCCGGCGCTGACCAATATCACATCAGCACAGGCGGGAGACTATGTGGTAACCGCGACGCTGAGCGGCTGCACTGCCAGAGACACTGTTACCGTGCAAACCAAACTAATGCCAGCCGTTCCTGTTGTCAGCGTGTCAGGACCATCATGCATTGGCGGCAGCCTGAACCTGACAGCTGCAAGTAGCACCAGTGGCGTGAACTACAACTGGACTGGGCCACTTTCGTTTACTTCAACAACACAAAATCCAATAATAACGAATACTACAACTTCCATGTCGGGTGTTTATAGTGTTACAGCTACACTCAACGGCTGCACTTCGGCAGCGGGCGCAACCGTTGCTACGGTACACTTGTATCCTGCTACCCCTACTGCATCCAGCAGCACGCCAGTTTGTGCCGGTGGAACGTCGAATCTGTCGGCAAATAGCATAACACCAGGCGTGAACTACAACTGGACAGGACCAAACGGGTTTACATCAACAGCACAAAATCCATCGATCAGTCCGGCACCATTAAATGGAAGTGGCATCTACAGCGTGACAGCGGAAGCTAATGGTTGCGTGTCGCCAGCAGGTAGCACCAACGTCACCATTAACAATGTCTCTTCCCTCGGCGTGTACCCCAGCCCCAACGATACACTCTGCATCAACAATGCAAACGCAAACTTCGTATCTGTACCATTTAACGCAGGCACTGCGCCGCAATACCAGTGGTTCAAGAACAATACGCTTATTGGTGGAGCAACAAGCATTACCTACCCTGCAACGGGTATTGCTGATGGTGATAGTTTTTATTGCCGCATGACAGTGACCGGTTTGTGTGCTGATCCACTTATTCTTTATAGCAACAAAGTAGGCATGACCGTGCTACCTCTTACAGCAGGACCTACTGTTTCAATAACAGCAGATCCGGGCACGCTGCTCAGCCCATGGCAGCTGGTGAAGTTTACGGCTGTAGCTACTAATGCAGGTACCCTGCCTAAATACCAATGGAAACGTAACGGCCAGGATGTGATAGGCGCTACCAGCAATGTGTGGAGTGCGAATAACCTTTCGAACTTAGATACTATCAGCTGTATCGTAACAAGCGACGTGTGGTGCGCTTCTCCGGCCAGCAATTTCAGCAACAGGATGGTAGTGAATATTAAGACAGGCATCTCGGACATTGACGCTGACAGGAAACTGGAGTTGTTCCCGAATCCTAATAACGGGTCGTTTGTTGTGAACATCCCCACCTTCAAAGGGGGTAATCTACGTGTCGACGTTGTCGACGCGCTGGGAAGAACTGTTTACAGAGATCAATTACAGACTGCTAATCATCAATTGGAGATCGCCTTGCCTGCTTCTGTGGCTAATGGCGTGTATATGCTGAAGCTGGGTGTGGATGGTGCGGTGTATCATGCAAGGTTTACTGTGGGAAGGTAG
- a CDS encoding T9SS type A sorting domain-containing protein yields the protein MKYLLPLLLVFCCLSSNAQNIVPNGDFEYYTPCPNTLGQVNNCTGWRQYTGGTSDYYNTCATTTTYVGIPANLLGFQYAASGNAYTGVITYTYNNLTGPANYKEYIATSISPLQAGKHYEASMSVSLADTAGWASNDLGMFFYDSGPNTVSGTVVLPVTPQVSFSSYGNITDEINWTRLSAIFTADSAYDNLVIGGFTHFSSLNPTYLGGTGSNSIHSYYFIDSVFIKQVDTLEPRFSGTLLCGTDSFSINYFVLPSVFNAGNVFTVQLSNASGSFATPINIGTKASSTSGTIKVGLPASLTPGAGYRIRLVATNIPFVSADNGKDIAIGMTLPAKPIAASNSPVCYGDTLKLSATVTGTITGWLWTGPNNFTSTLSNPVINSATTVMSGNYIAKALKYGCVSSDTETVSIVQKPSLIVATSNAPLCIGDTLKLSGNISSPGTTYSWTGPNSFWANTRNTDIAPAGTIHNGDYVITGTLNGCTVKDTVTVAINSKPVGLVATSSSPVCENDTLKLYATATTTGVTYSWSGPLAFNSAGQNPQIFSATGLNTGNYTVTCSNGGCLDKDTVYVQVKALPTPVIAGNNGPVCPNTSINLSANNTIGATYNWTGPLSFASSQQNPVINNATFSHGGTYSVTATVNGCTSLASTTTVIVATPAATYTAGSNSPVCAGGNLNLNVTNMAGASFTWSGPNGFAATAQNPAINPVSVNDGGIYSVYATLNGCQYPAVTTNVTVTTISSLAIYPSPNDTLCINNANATFVAAPFNAGTAPQYQWFKNNTLMGGATNLSYPATGIANGDSFYCRMTVTGLCADPLVLYSNKVGMTVLPLTAGPTVSITADPGTLLSPWQLVKFTAVATNAGTLPKYQWKRNGQDVIGATSNVWSANNLSNLDTISCIVTSDVWCASPSNASSNRMVVNIKTGISDIDADRKLELYPNPNNGSFVVNIPTFKGGSLRVDVVDALGRTVYRDQLQTANHQLEVTLPASVANGVYMLKLAADGAVYHARFTVGR from the coding sequence ATGAAGTACTTATTACCCTTGTTGCTTGTATTTTGTTGCTTGTCGTCTAATGCGCAGAATATTGTTCCAAATGGCGATTTTGAATACTACACGCCCTGCCCTAACACCTTGGGGCAAGTAAACAATTGTACTGGATGGCGACAATACACCGGCGGAACATCTGACTACTACAATACCTGCGCGACTACAACTACATATGTCGGAATACCGGCCAATTTGCTTGGTTTCCAATACGCAGCCAGCGGAAATGCCTATACGGGCGTGATTACCTACACCTATAATAATTTGACCGGTCCTGCTAACTATAAGGAGTATATCGCTACTAGCATATCGCCCCTACAGGCTGGTAAACATTACGAGGCTTCAATGTCTGTTAGCCTTGCTGATACAGCAGGCTGGGCTTCTAATGACCTGGGCATGTTTTTTTATGATTCAGGACCCAATACCGTTTCGGGCACCGTAGTGCTCCCCGTCACCCCGCAAGTCTCATTTAGCAGTTATGGCAATATTACCGATGAGATCAACTGGACACGTCTGTCGGCAATATTTACGGCAGACTCTGCTTACGACAATCTCGTAATCGGCGGCTTTACGCATTTTAGCTCCCTAAATCCCACATATCTTGGTGGTACGGGTTCTAACAGCATTCATTCTTATTATTTTATTGATTCTGTATTTATCAAACAGGTTGATACATTAGAGCCGCGGTTTAGCGGAACATTGCTTTGCGGGACAGATAGCTTCTCCATAAACTATTTTGTGCTGCCATCCGTTTTTAATGCAGGCAATGTATTTACTGTACAACTATCTAATGCCAGCGGAAGTTTTGCCACGCCTATCAACATAGGTACTAAAGCATCCAGTACATCTGGCACAATTAAAGTCGGTCTCCCAGCCTCGCTTACACCAGGCGCCGGTTACCGTATCCGTTTGGTTGCCACAAATATTCCTTTCGTATCTGCCGACAACGGAAAGGATATTGCCATTGGAATGACACTACCTGCAAAACCCATTGCCGCGAGCAATTCACCGGTATGTTACGGCGATACCCTCAAGCTATCGGCAACGGTAACTGGTACGATAACTGGTTGGCTTTGGACAGGGCCTAACAATTTCACTAGTACGCTTTCTAATCCTGTTATTAATAGCGCGACAACCGTAATGTCTGGCAACTACATTGCAAAAGCCCTAAAGTACGGTTGTGTATCGAGCGATACCGAAACGGTGTCTATAGTGCAAAAGCCGTCATTGATCGTGGCTACCAGCAACGCCCCCTTATGTATTGGCGACACCTTGAAGCTCTCCGGCAACATAAGTAGCCCCGGCACGACCTACAGCTGGACGGGACCAAACAGTTTTTGGGCCAATACCCGAAACACCGATATTGCCCCGGCTGGAACCATTCACAATGGTGACTACGTAATAACAGGCACATTAAACGGATGTACTGTGAAAGATACTGTGACCGTCGCAATAAACTCCAAGCCGGTGGGACTCGTCGCAACCAGCTCTTCGCCAGTATGCGAGAATGACACCCTAAAGCTCTATGCAACGGCAACAACGACCGGTGTCACCTATTCGTGGTCCGGACCTTTGGCCTTTAACAGTGCAGGACAGAATCCACAAATATTCAGTGCAACAGGCCTTAACACAGGCAACTATACTGTTACCTGCTCCAATGGAGGCTGCCTGGATAAAGACACCGTATATGTGCAAGTAAAAGCCTTACCTACACCTGTGATAGCGGGAAATAATGGACCTGTGTGTCCAAACACTTCGATCAACCTGTCCGCCAACAATACCATAGGTGCAACCTACAACTGGACGGGACCTTTATCGTTTGCTTCGTCGCAGCAAAACCCGGTTATCAATAATGCAACATTTTCGCACGGGGGCACGTATTCGGTAACTGCGACTGTGAACGGTTGCACCTCACTTGCAAGCACCACTACAGTTATTGTCGCTACTCCTGCTGCAACGTACACAGCGGGTAGTAACAGTCCTGTATGTGCAGGCGGCAACTTAAATCTAAATGTAACGAACATGGCCGGCGCGAGCTTTACATGGAGCGGACCAAATGGGTTTGCAGCAACTGCGCAAAACCCCGCAATAAACCCTGTGTCTGTAAATGATGGTGGCATTTATTCCGTATATGCTACACTAAATGGTTGTCAATATCCTGCAGTAACTACTAATGTAACTGTCACAACTATTTCCTCTCTCGCCATTTATCCTAGTCCTAACGATACACTCTGCATCAATAATGCAAACGCAACATTTGTAGCAGCGCCTTTTAATGCGGGAACTGCGCCGCAATACCAGTGGTTCAAGAACAATACGCTGATGGGCGGCGCAACGAATCTCTCTTACCCCGCAACCGGCATCGCCAATGGCGATAGCTTCTATTGCCGCATGACGGTAACAGGCTTGTGTGCTGACCCACTTGTTCTTTATAGCAATAAGGTTGGCATGACAGTGCTGCCACTTACAGCAGGACCTACTGTTTCAATAACAGCAGATCCGGGCACGCTGCTCAGCCCATGGCAGCTGGTGAAGTTTACGGCTGTTGCTACCAATGCAGGTACCCTGCCTAAATACCAATGGAAACGCAATGGCCAGGATGTAATAGGTGCTACCAGCAATGTGTGGAGTGCGAATAACCTTTCGAACTTAGATACTATCAGCTGTATCGTAACAAGCGACGTGTGGTGCGCTTCACCATCGAACGCGAGCAGCAACAGGATGGTGGTGAATATCAAGACGGGTATCTCTGATATTGATGCGGACAGAAAACTGGAGTTGTACCCGAATCCTAATAACGGGTCGTTTGTTGTGAACATCCCCACCTTCAAAGGGGGTAGTCTACGTGTCGACGTTGTCGACGCGCTGGGAAGAACTGTTTACAGAGATCAATTGCAAACTGCTAATCATCAATTAGAGGTCACCCTGCCTGCTTCTGTAGCCAATGGCGTTTATATGCTGAAGCTGGCTGCCGATGGTGCGGTGTATCATGCGAGGTTTACGGTGGGGAGGTAG
- a CDS encoding T9SS type A sorting domain-containing protein, with protein MKHYTLFLLFTLLSIVAGAQTYYPVTHTSGTQTIGTNNVTVTGLGSVYVPGISCGVGPYGIGLSNLPGGFMFQFSTPINRIRCRFYAFHNTESYVVFGNGVQHLITTPDVSLTTIGCPATSILPTVTSTGVVLNANPSTIPLVDNIHQVDILFSTPMDSVRVWRLLSTNGGACIHDFQFSFDTMAVITQPYIDTVKCPSDSVHVAFTTISNFQAGNVFTLQLSNASGSFAAPTNIGTLAATTAGTIHGKLPNSLPGTGYRVRIVSTNPVRTSADNGVNIKVVGGMGSVLATSNSPICQDATLNLSASGGLPNATYDWTGPNSYTSATQNPSITGAQPTHSGDYIVTASLNGCSVKDTVTVLVKPKPAVPTANNNGPVCEGASINLTSNSTTPGALYNWTGPNSFTAGQQNPTITTTVLAHTGVFSVTATLNGCTSAAGTTSVTIKPYPTVPTAGNNTPICAGADLNLTANTSTAGVTYTWTGPNGFTSSIQNPTIPAAGPNDAGTYTVKATLNGCTSGAASTTPVINIVSSIGGWASPSDTVCAGSTVTFVVVPNNPGPTPTYQWYKNGAQISGANSTLYATSAVSDGDSFYCQMIAPNVCANTLNLYSNGIKMHVLPITTTPSIDINSNPATPLPGQNILFMATVSNGGYQPTFQWQRNGQNVVGAIHANWSTSGLHPNDKINCIVQSSDPCATPKNAFSDTMVVNFPTGINEVNKGELSLYPNPNNGEFIVNIPLAPFKGGNLRVDVVDAVGRKVYQSIYQANTPTIEIALPASVANGVYMLKLRADEETHTIRFTVNR; from the coding sequence GTGAAGCACTATACCCTTTTCCTGCTCTTTACTTTATTATCAATAGTAGCAGGTGCGCAAACTTATTACCCGGTAACGCATACCTCTGGTACGCAAACCATCGGTACCAACAACGTAACCGTAACAGGCCTGGGGTCTGTATATGTACCGGGCATATCCTGCGGTGTTGGCCCTTACGGTATCGGACTGAGCAACCTGCCGGGTGGTTTCATGTTCCAGTTCTCTACACCCATCAACCGCATACGATGCAGGTTCTATGCGTTCCATAATACGGAGTCGTACGTGGTGTTTGGCAATGGCGTGCAACACCTCATTACTACGCCCGATGTATCGCTGACAACAATAGGGTGTCCCGCTACTTCGATACTGCCTACAGTTACCAGCACAGGCGTGGTGCTTAATGCTAACCCGAGTACCATACCGTTGGTAGATAACATACACCAGGTGGATATACTGTTTTCAACACCGATGGATTCAGTACGCGTATGGCGCTTGCTATCGACAAATGGTGGCGCGTGCATACACGATTTTCAGTTCAGTTTCGATACCATGGCTGTGATCACGCAACCCTATATCGACACTGTAAAATGCCCCAGCGATAGTGTGCATGTGGCGTTTACCACGATCTCCAACTTCCAAGCAGGTAATGTATTCACTTTGCAACTGTCAAATGCTTCTGGCAGCTTTGCAGCACCGACCAACATCGGTACGCTCGCAGCTACCACCGCAGGCACTATTCATGGCAAACTGCCAAACTCACTACCCGGCACTGGTTACAGGGTGCGCATAGTAAGCACCAACCCGGTGCGCACATCGGCCGACAATGGGGTGAACATAAAAGTGGTGGGCGGCATGGGCAGCGTACTGGCCACAAGCAACAGCCCGATATGCCAGGATGCCACGCTCAACCTATCGGCCAGCGGCGGCTTGCCCAATGCCACATACGACTGGACAGGGCCGAACTCATATACATCTGCTACCCAAAATCCAAGCATAACCGGCGCGCAGCCCACACACTCTGGCGACTATATAGTAACTGCCTCGCTGAATGGTTGCAGCGTGAAGGATACCGTGACTGTATTAGTAAAGCCAAAACCTGCAGTGCCTACAGCTAACAACAATGGTCCTGTATGCGAAGGGGCCAGCATCAACCTGACGTCCAACAGCACAACCCCGGGAGCATTGTATAATTGGACAGGCCCTAACAGCTTTACAGCTGGTCAGCAAAATCCAACCATCACTACTACTGTATTGGCACATACAGGTGTATTTAGTGTAACCGCTACGCTCAATGGTTGCACTTCGGCGGCGGGTACTACAAGTGTAACCATCAAGCCATACCCCACAGTACCGACAGCGGGCAACAACACACCCATCTGCGCAGGTGCTGATCTGAACCTCACGGCCAACACCAGCACAGCGGGTGTAACTTATACATGGACGGGGCCTAATGGTTTTACATCGAGCATACAAAATCCAACCATACCTGCAGCAGGACCCAACGACGCAGGCACTTACACGGTAAAGGCTACACTTAACGGATGTACTTCAGGTGCGGCATCAACTACACCGGTTATCAATATCGTTTCTTCTATAGGCGGCTGGGCCAGCCCGAGCGATACGGTGTGCGCAGGTTCTACCGTGACCTTTGTGGTAGTGCCTAATAACCCCGGCCCTACACCGACGTACCAATGGTATAAGAATGGCGCACAAATAAGCGGAGCTAATAGTACGCTGTATGCTACCAGTGCGGTAAGCGATGGCGATTCTTTCTATTGCCAGATGATAGCGCCTAATGTTTGCGCGAATACATTGAACTTATATAGCAACGGCATCAAAATGCATGTGTTGCCTATTACTACAACACCATCAATAGACATCAACTCTAACCCAGCTACACCACTGCCGGGACAGAACATCCTGTTCATGGCGACTGTCAGCAATGGCGGTTACCAACCAACTTTCCAGTGGCAGCGTAACGGACAGAACGTTGTTGGTGCGATACATGCCAACTGGAGCACATCTGGCCTGCACCCTAACGATAAGATCAACTGCATCGTACAAAGCAGCGACCCTTGCGCTACGCCAAAGAATGCTTTCAGTGATACGATGGTGGTGAACTTCCCTACTGGCATCAACGAAGTGAACAAAGGCGAACTGAGCTTGTACCCGAATCCGAATAATGGTGAGTTTATTGTGAACATCCCCCTTGCCCCCTTCAAAGGGGGGAATTTACGTGTCGACGTTGTCGACGCTGTGGGACGTAAGGTGTACCAATCAATTTATCAAGCCAATACCCCAACAATTGAAATTGCTTTGCCCGCTTCTGTAGCCAACGGTGTGTATATGCTGAAGTTGCGAGCGGATGAGGAAACACATACCATACGTTTTACAGTTAACAGGTAA
- a CDS encoding helix-hairpin-helix domain-containing protein produces MKRLIKSYTNFTRPERNGLIGLCLLLAVVIAARVITAEPNSRVGEPRIAAAYRQQNDGFLKTTPKRKQPATNLEDAESPTTPSAQSEKSFKSAVQTFDPNTADSLTLRSFGLKPHTIANLLKWRAKGKRFYKKEDLKPLYTLTNEEYTMLAPHIAIRPLQIDLNTADSITLLQLRGIGPKLAHKIIVRRNTIGAFTNYAQLKELYHFPDGVFEGLVEELKPLSEPQINRDGTD; encoded by the coding sequence ATGAAGCGCCTCATCAAGTCATACACCAACTTCACCCGCCCCGAGCGAAACGGGCTGATAGGGTTGTGCCTGTTGCTGGCGGTTGTCATTGCAGCAAGAGTGATAACAGCAGAGCCCAACAGCAGGGTAGGAGAGCCGCGAATAGCAGCAGCATACCGGCAACAAAACGATGGCTTTTTAAAAACCACCCCAAAAAGGAAACAACCGGCAACAAATCTGGAGGACGCGGAATCACCAACAACACCATCAGCGCAATCAGAAAAATCATTCAAATCAGCGGTTCAGACATTCGACCCCAACACCGCCGACAGCCTCACCCTCCGCAGTTTCGGACTCAAACCACACACCATCGCCAACCTGCTGAAGTGGCGCGCCAAAGGCAAACGCTTTTACAAGAAGGAAGACCTCAAACCACTCTACACCCTCACCAATGAAGAATACACCATGCTCGCACCCCACATCGCCATCAGGCCACTGCAAATAGACCTCAATACCGCCGACTCCATCACCCTGCTCCAACTCCGTGGCATAGGCCCTAAGCTGGCGCACAAGATCATCGTGCGCCGAAATACCATCGGTGCCTTCACCAACTATGCCCAATTGAAAGAGCTGTATCACTTTCCGGATGGTGTGTTTGAGGGGTTGGTGGAAGAACTGAAGCCATTGTCTGAACCTCAGATTAATCGAGATGGGACTGATTAG